In one window of Miscanthus floridulus cultivar M001 chromosome 12, ASM1932011v1, whole genome shotgun sequence DNA:
- the LOC136496105 gene encoding uncharacterized protein, which translates to MAVPNYTYLKLKMLGPNSVITIESTYEHAYGCDVECIEYAEALVEAEALIANLDQLSGEAPDSKHHAGTFEPAEAVKLIPVDPAYPDDRALRISATLDIK; encoded by the coding sequence atggcagtccccaactacacctacctcaagctcaagatgctgggtcccaatagcgtcatcacgattgagtctaCATATGAGCATGCATACGGCTGCGATGTTGAGTGCattgagtacgccgaggctctcgtggaggccgaggcCCTCATCGCAAACCTCGACCAGCTCAGTGGcgaggcacctgactccaagcatcatgCTGGGacattcgagcccgcggaggccgtcaagctcatccccgtcgaccccgcctaccccgacgaccgggcgttgaggatcagcgccacccttgacatcaaatag